One Drosophila willistoni isolate 14030-0811.24 chromosome XL unlocalized genomic scaffold, UCI_dwil_1.1 Seg142, whole genome shotgun sequence genomic window, tcccaaaaaaaaggtttttttaaatgcacagttttacaaaaattttatttaatgaaAGGGCTGGGTGGGGTCACTGGCTAATTTTTTTAAGGACTCCGCACTTTGTTTAAACAGGAATTCCCCTGGGTGCAAATTGTTTCTAACATGACAGACGGATTCACCGGATATCTATTATGAACAAATTgatttatattaatatatacatatgtagatatatgcatatatacccCATGACTGAAAATACTTTAAAGAGTCACTCTCTCACCGAAAGTGATCCAAAGAGTTCTTTGAGCTCAAGATTATTCGACCGATTTGACAGGAATTTTGGATAGGGCCTTGTTCCGTTCGACAAGAggtttctttgtttattgcaaaaaaaaaaaagaacaataaaaataGCAATAACTAATTGATGAAAATATACAGTTTATGCGACTAGCGACTAGTACGATTTCTCAattattttgtagttttttctttttaataaaaaaaaaatatatatgtatatatttcccTAATTATGGTTTTCAGTTACACTTCcatatttcaatttaagtACAGGTTGTTTGTGATCTACagttctttggttttttttttttttttttttcttctttttttttttgagtcaCATTATTAAGATCAATTCTGTTAAAACaagttctctttttttttgttttacggaCTAGATTAGGAACCACATTTgtacagttttttttttataatcaaTAAcataaatactaaaaaaattaaattaaaaaaaaatgaataattctttttcttatttctttggTGCGTTTAAAATAAATTCACAACGTAGTTAAATAAAAGATAAATAGCGATTCAAGTGGcttaataaacttttaaagataataaaacatttggcAAGTTCGATggcatataaaaaaaattatttggaGGGGGATCATTTCCTTTGGcacaaaacttaaaaacattaaataaataatacaaataataaCCATGCGTGATTAACCGTGCGTGTGTTTGGCTGAAGTCGGCCATTATTAAGGGAACAAAAGTTAATACActtagatacatatataatatatgtatgtataaatcaAAATCATACATGCTAGAAAAATATTAGACTATTCTTAATTATTACACAGGGCGACAGTTGTTAACCGTTATTTCGGGGTTCTAGGGGTACTAGGTAATGCCAGCTTGCCTGCTGCCTGCAGATGCACCAGGAAGGCTGAGGCAGCTTCCGCTGGCAATATGGCTATTTGGCGCTTGGAGCGCTTTGGTCGTAGCGAGGGGCACTGTGTTGGTGATGGCGAATGTAACGGTGGCAAACCATCCAACACGCCCACAGCACTGACTAAGGCATCGCGTGACTCATCCTTGTTTAATATTAAGTCCGTATTTTTTTGATCGTCCTCTTCATcactttgatcaataatttCATCATCAATATCCACTATTGATAGTATGTCACTGGTGGAACTGTTAATTTCGGCTTCTTCGTACTCCTCTAGTATTTCGTCTTCCTCTATATCTGATTCTGTGCTTTGTGAGCGGGGATCAcctaattttcttttatcgcCGCCCTCGAATGCTTTGGACTAGCTTCCACTCGTTTGTGACTGCATGGCACCTGCAGCTGCGGTGTTACCCATCAACACACTGCTTGGCAAATGACACAGACAGGCGGGATTTGGCAAATGGCCCGCAGACGTCTGGGAGTCCAACTTTTTAGTCAATGTCTGCCAATATTCAATTTGAGCATTAAGCAAATCAATTTTACGTTTACGTTCCTCAATGGCCAGTGACATTATGTACTCCTGATGCTGGGCGCGCGGATTAGCAGCACTACTAAGGCTATTGGCAGGGACCACATTTTCACCTGTTATGCTTAGACCGCTACTGTTTGCactgctgctgccactgctggAGCTTGGCACAGTCACAGCTAGACCATTGTAGCCATTGAAACTACCAGCAGCTCCAATCGCTACTCCACTCGGCAATGGAGGATTTGTTTTATCGCGAGTCTGATGATGGCCATTATTGATTAATAATTGAAGTCCGTTAGTCGATCCAGTCGTCGTAACATTTGCTCCGTTGCTAGGATTCGTTGAGTTATGTCCATTGCCGCGTTGAAGACGCGGTAATTGTAAAGTGGCTGAAGTGTTTCGGGTAGCCGAATTGATGGCAGCCTGTAGTGAATGAGATGGCGGTGGATTTACAGCCGATAATCCCAATCCATTCAATAACAAATGTTGCTGCACCTGTTCCGCGGTGAGAGGTAGAATGCTGTTGGGATTGGCGTTTGTGTTTGATGCGGTAGTTGGCGATGATACTGTTGTGGCAGAAGTTGTGTTCGTTGTTCCACCGTTTTGTAGGGTTTTATTAATATTAGCAAACGAACCTACTCGTATTTGGCCCACATTCTGTATGGTTATATTGGGATTCGCTGAAATACTATAGCTGCCAGTAGAAGAGCTTGTAGTTTTTGTGGATAAGACCGGCGAACTTGCAGCTTGTGGCATTGGTTCCACTTGATTTGCATGATTTCCACCAACTGGTagggatgatgatgatgacgatgaatTAGTTgcatgctgctgctgttgtaaTTGACGCAAATCTGTGGCAAACAGCACCTCATCCTCCTCTTCTTCCAGACATACTTCCGGGGCTTTGGGACTTAAGcaatcatcatcgtcatcatcatccaaACAATCCATACCGTTCACTGTTTGCTCATTATCGCTAATTGTTTCCGATTTAATCATTATAACGTCCGTGTCCAAGCCATCGTATAAAGGTACCTGAAGAAAAGTATAAAgaatagaaatatttattacCAATCTGGTTTTCTGGCTAAAGAAGTTATATTGACCTTTGTGTCCTCATAGTCATCGGCATTGTTTGGACCATTTATACCTATTGTGCCCGCCTGGCTTGTAGCACCATCCGGAGACATTTGATCGGCTATATACTGTGCTACCGATTCTTGTTGCGACAACGTATTTAGCACATCCATAAATGAACGATTGCCTTTTTCTTCGCCGCATAGATCCTTTTTGAGCAAGAGTTTCATATTCTTGTATAATTGACGCAATTGCTTAGAGCTCCGCTGATGATAGACACGTAAATTGAACTCCTTCGCTATTTGTAGCCACACTTCGTCTTTTTTGCGATTTGATTCGGCGTCTGTTCGCTTATTTTCGATCACATCTTTATATTGTGCCGCATAGCCCAGCACCATGTTACGCTCCCGCTGCGTATAACGGGGAGTCTTTTCCATTTTAATTCGTTTGCAAGACGTCTTGAAgctggaaaataaaaaatgtttgaacTACCTTTagcatatatttttttaattagtgGGGagacaaaaatttgaaataaactatATCTGTGTGCATACCACACTACACGAGTCTGTAGTGGCTATAGCTTTTATAGCCTAAGAGATCTatgtgttcatacggacgggcAGACAGGCGAACGGACATGGCGTCATCGACACggctttttaagtttttaatttctaatGTGGGTGTATTGAAGCCTTATCGATTAAAGCGGTTtgatttttctcatttttaatttcagaaaaaaatttcgaaaattaCTAAAATGAATAATTTCAAACCtgtaattataaatatttaagacTTTGATTAAAAATTCAAGACTGATGCTTGAACAATAAGGTAAGTAAGTCGCATCGTCGACTAATGTATACCATGCATCAAGTAAAAAAGTCAGTGGTCAATTTTGGCaataacttggctattttcAGTTCGATTTGATCAAATTGGGTACGTTCCTGGAtattaatgaaaaatttaagtatgccaaaatttaatttaattgcgTAAAATTAATTTCGGGCGATAATACGGGGCGTGACAAAATGccaaaattttgaaacaaacttGATCACTGTTCATACTACGACTCTACAAACCAAATTTGGGGTTTCTAGCTTTTACCGTCTTtaagatctaggtgttcatacggacagtcGGACAAGGCTAGGTCCACTCGGacgttgatgctgatcaagaatacatatacatatacagctGCGGTGAAAATAATAGCACCATAGGATGTTGCGAAATtcaaagttgtaaaattttgaaaataacaGATTTTTTTTAACCTAAAATGATTTTATTCAACTAATCAAtctattaatatatttgtaaaaaaaaaaggactccATATTTCTTGagtatttcaaaatatattcaCTTATCATATTGGTTAGGTCAAAATAAGGCGGTAACAAAAATAGCACTATTCAGTCACAATGGCGAAAACAAAAGATTAActtaaaaatgtaaaacaaaaatacttgTAATTCAAAACTATGATATTTAACTAGTGTGTTAATACTTGGTTGAGTATCCTTTAGCCGGCCGCACAGCGCTTTGGCATGTAATCCACTAAATCCTGGCATCTAGAAATAGGAATCCTTTCCCAACTTTCTTTCACAACCATCCAAAGTGCTTCATTTGATGTTGGGTTGCAGGTGTGAACTGCCTTTTTAACATCAGTCCACAATTTCTCAATTGGATTGAGACCCGGGGACTATGGAGGCCATTCCATGACGTTGATGGTGTTGTCTGCAAACCACTTTTCCGCTTTCTTGCTCGTGTGCTTGGGGTCATTGTCCTGCTGGAAGACCCAAACTAATGGCATTTCATCCTCTGCATGTGGTAGCATTATATTTTGCAGGATTTCAACGTAGACGTGCTGATCCATGATCGTCTTAATCCAATGAATCGGCCCTACTCCATAGTACGAAAAGCACGCCCATATCATAATATTGCTTcaccgtttttttttgtgtacatTGGTCTGTACTCCTTATTTGGTGGTCTCCGAACGAAAGTACGAGATCTGTCTGTCCATATAACACGATTTTGCTCTCCTCTGTCCACAATATATTCCTCCACTCTTCTACTGGCCATTTGGAGTGTTGCTTGGCAAAGTTCATGCGTTTAGCTGAGTGTTTACTGGTCAATAGTGGCACTTTTCCCGGACTTCGagcatttaaattattttcccGTAGCCTAGTACGTATGGTTTCAAccagggattgaaaatgctatgctacgtcggagtttttttttttgctcccgctactgctctgatcTAACTAGGAGCACAACAGTGGCATCACTCCAGAGTTGATCCTTGGACTTTCACCTTGCGAAACACATTGATGCTTATCGCCAAGCAACTGTGAATG contains:
- the LOC6653052 gene encoding uncharacterized protein LOC6653052, which translates into the protein MEKTPRYTQRERNMVLGYAAQYKDVIENKRTDAESNRKKDEVWLQIAKEFNLRVYHQRSSKQLRQLYKNMKLLLKKDLCGEEKGNRSFMDVLNTLSQQESVAQYIADQMSPDGATSQAGTIGINGPNNADDYEDTKVPLYDGLDTDVIMIKSETISDNEQTVNGMDCLDDDDDDDCLSPKAPEVCLEEEEDEVLFATDLRQLQQQQHATNSSSSSSSLPVGGNHANQVEPMPQAASSPVLSTKTTSSSTGSYSISANPNITIQNVGQIRVGSFANINKTLQNGGTTNTTSATTVSSPTTASNTNANPNSILPLTAEQVQQHLLLNGLGLSAVNPPPSHSLQAAINSATRNTSATLQLPRLQRGNGHNSTNPSNGANVTTTGSTNGLQLLINNGHHQTRDKTNPPLPSGVAIGAAGSFNGYNGLAVTVPSSSSGSSSANSSGLSITGENVVPANSLSSAANPRAQHQEYIMSLAIEERKRKIDLLNAQIEYWQTLTKKLDSQTSAGHLPNPACLCHLPSSVLMGNTAAAGAMQSQTSGS